In Primulina eburnea isolate SZY01 chromosome 3, ASM2296580v1, whole genome shotgun sequence, one DNA window encodes the following:
- the LOC140826101 gene encoding uncharacterized protein isoform X2 produces MEDPRKLEEGFGARTDFENEKKDDHKHVYGEKNDARTSGVHYISNEIEPRSVETSDLKTEEQKEEHLLLKQKTKRVATLDAFRGLTIVLMVLVDDAGAAYSRIDHSPWNGCTLADFVMPFFLFIVGVAVALALKRIPEISYAVRKITLRTLKLLFWGILLQGGYSHAPNDLVYGVDMKQIRWCGILQRIALVYFIVALIETFTTKVRPTSQNLDHFSIFTTYKWQWIGGFTAFIIYMVTLFSLYVPDWSFSAQNGDKIERYTVKCGMRGHFGPACNAVGYVDRQVWGVNHLYTQPVWARLRACTLSSPSSGSLREDAPTWCRAPFEPEGLLSSISAIMSGTIGIHYGHVLIHFKGHAERLKQWISMGVVLLALACILHFTDAIPINKQLYSFSYVCFTAGAAGIVFSAFYILLKEFSQHL; encoded by the exons ATGGAGGATCCGAGGAAGTTGGAAGAAGGATTCGGGGCCAGAACGGAttttgaaaatgaaaagaaGGATGATCATAAGCATGTATACGGGGAGAAGAATGATGCAAGAACTAGTGGTGTTCATTATATCAGCAACGAGATTGAGCCGAGAAGCGTGGAGACCTCGGACTTGAAAACTGAGGAACAGAAGGAAGAGCACCTTCTCTTAAAACAAAAGACGAAAAGGGTTGCAACCTTAGATGCATTTAGAGGTCTCACTATTGTG CTGATGGTACTGGTAGATGATGCTGGGGCGGCGTATTCGCGCATTGATCATTCGCCTTGGAATGGATGCACATTAGCTGATTTTGTAATGCCCTTTTTCCTCTTCATCGTTGGTGTTGCCGTAGCTCTTGCCCTTAAG AGAATTCCAGAGATTAGTTATGCAGTAAGAAAGATAACTTTGAGGACGTTAAAGCTTCTGTTCTGGGGAATTCTGCTACAAG GAGGATACTCTCATGCACCAAATGATCTGGTTTATGGTGTCGACATGAAGCAGATTCGATGGTGTGGCATTCTTCAG AGAATAGCTTTGGTCTACTTCATTGTGGCTTTAATAGAGACCTTCACCACCAAGGTCAGACCAACGAGCCAAAACCTCGACCATTTCTCGATTTTCACCACATACAAATGGCAATG GATTGGAGGGTTCACTGCATTTATTATCTACATGGTGACATTATTCAGTCTATATGTTCCAGACTGGAGTTTCTCAGCGCAAAACGGTGACAAAATCGAGAGATACACT GTAAAATGTGGGATGAGAGGACATTTTGGACCGGCGTGCAATGCAGTTGGGTATGTTGATCGACAAGTTTGGGGTGTTAATCATCTGTACACTCAACCGGTTTGGGCACGTTTAAGG GCTTGTACACTTAGTTCTCCTAGTTCTGGTTCGCTTCGTGAAGATGCTCCCACATGGTGTCGCGCTCCATTCGAGCCTGAAGGACTTTTAAG CTCAATTTCAGCAATCATGTCAGGTACTATTGGAATTCACTATGGGCATGTCTTGATTCATTTCAAG GGGCATGCTGAGAGACTGAAGCAATGGATTTCAATGGGGGTTGTTTTACTAGCATTAGCCTGTATTTTGCATTTTACAGATG CTATTCCTATCAACAAGCAGCTCTATAGTTTTAGCTATGTTTGTTTCACTGCGGGTGCAGCTGGAATCGTATTCTCTGCCTTCTACATACtg CTCAAGGAATTTTCGCAGCATTTATAA
- the LOC140826101 gene encoding uncharacterized protein isoform X1 — MEDPRKLEEGFGARTDFENEKKDDHKHVYGEKNDARTSGVHYISNEIEPRSVETSDLKTEEQKEEHLLLKQKTKRVATLDAFRGLTIVLMVLVDDAGAAYSRIDHSPWNGCTLADFVMPFFLFIVGVAVALALKRIPEISYAVRKITLRTLKLLFWGILLQGGYSHAPNDLVYGVDMKQIRWCGILQRIALVYFIVALIETFTTKVRPTSQNLDHFSIFTTYKWQWIGGFTAFIIYMVTLFSLYVPDWSFSAQNGDKIERYTVKCGMRGHFGPACNAVGYVDRQVWGVNHLYTQPVWARLRACTLSSPSSGSLREDAPTWCRAPFEPEGLLSSISAIMSGTIGIHYGHVLIHFKGHAERLKQWISMGVVLLALACILHFTDAIPINKQLYSFSYVCFTAGAAGIVFSAFYILIDIWGFRMPFLFLEWIGMNAMLVFVMAAQGIFAAFINGWYFKNPDNNLVNWIQKHVFIYVWKSERLGTLLYVIFAEITFWAVVSGILHKLGIYWKL, encoded by the exons ATGGAGGATCCGAGGAAGTTGGAAGAAGGATTCGGGGCCAGAACGGAttttgaaaatgaaaagaaGGATGATCATAAGCATGTATACGGGGAGAAGAATGATGCAAGAACTAGTGGTGTTCATTATATCAGCAACGAGATTGAGCCGAGAAGCGTGGAGACCTCGGACTTGAAAACTGAGGAACAGAAGGAAGAGCACCTTCTCTTAAAACAAAAGACGAAAAGGGTTGCAACCTTAGATGCATTTAGAGGTCTCACTATTGTG CTGATGGTACTGGTAGATGATGCTGGGGCGGCGTATTCGCGCATTGATCATTCGCCTTGGAATGGATGCACATTAGCTGATTTTGTAATGCCCTTTTTCCTCTTCATCGTTGGTGTTGCCGTAGCTCTTGCCCTTAAG AGAATTCCAGAGATTAGTTATGCAGTAAGAAAGATAACTTTGAGGACGTTAAAGCTTCTGTTCTGGGGAATTCTGCTACAAG GAGGATACTCTCATGCACCAAATGATCTGGTTTATGGTGTCGACATGAAGCAGATTCGATGGTGTGGCATTCTTCAG AGAATAGCTTTGGTCTACTTCATTGTGGCTTTAATAGAGACCTTCACCACCAAGGTCAGACCAACGAGCCAAAACCTCGACCATTTCTCGATTTTCACCACATACAAATGGCAATG GATTGGAGGGTTCACTGCATTTATTATCTACATGGTGACATTATTCAGTCTATATGTTCCAGACTGGAGTTTCTCAGCGCAAAACGGTGACAAAATCGAGAGATACACT GTAAAATGTGGGATGAGAGGACATTTTGGACCGGCGTGCAATGCAGTTGGGTATGTTGATCGACAAGTTTGGGGTGTTAATCATCTGTACACTCAACCGGTTTGGGCACGTTTAAGG GCTTGTACACTTAGTTCTCCTAGTTCTGGTTCGCTTCGTGAAGATGCTCCCACATGGTGTCGCGCTCCATTCGAGCCTGAAGGACTTTTAAG CTCAATTTCAGCAATCATGTCAGGTACTATTGGAATTCACTATGGGCATGTCTTGATTCATTTCAAG GGGCATGCTGAGAGACTGAAGCAATGGATTTCAATGGGGGTTGTTTTACTAGCATTAGCCTGTATTTTGCATTTTACAGATG CTATTCCTATCAACAAGCAGCTCTATAGTTTTAGCTATGTTTGTTTCACTGCGGGTGCAGCTGGAATCGTATTCTCTGCCTTCTACATACtg ATTGACATATGGGGGTTCAGAATGCCGTTCTTGTTCTTGGAGTGGATCGGTATGAATGCAATGCTGGTTTTCGTGATGGCAGCTCAAGGAATTTTCGCAGCATTTATAAATGGATGGTATTTCAAGAATCCAGATAACAATTTG GTGAATTGGATTCAGAAGCATGTTTTCATTTATGTGTGGAAAAGTGAGAGGCTGGGGACTCTTTTGTATGTAATATTTGCTGAGATTACCTTCTGGGCTGTGGTTTCTGGGATACTGCATAAATTGGGCATATACTGGAAATTGTAA